The DNA window TCCACCATAGCATGTGTACCGGCCCCCATGGGTGGAGTTCACATGGCCCAGGGGGAAGTCGGGGCTGGGCTGCCCATGTAGACGCACAGGAGGTGTGAGCCCCTGGTCCTTCGTCAGAGCGAATGTGTCAAATCCGTCTTCTGAGTGACACTGGAGGGTCAGGTTGTCTCCGGGCTGCACCAGCGAGCCTGGCTGGGCTGAGAGGGTGGGCCCCCTGTAGGCGCCTGGACAGGAGGGGACAGTGGTGCCTAGGGGGATGCACACCCCACACTGGCCCCAGGGTCTGAGGTGAGGCTCTC is part of the Suricata suricatta isolate VVHF042 unplaced genomic scaffold, meerkat_22Aug2017_6uvM2_HiC HiC_scaffold_52424, whole genome shotgun sequence genome and encodes:
- the LOC115285207 gene encoding leukocyte immunoglobulin-like receptor subfamily A member 6, coding for KTQALFPVGPVSASHGGTYSCYFSPASYPYVWSHPSAPLHLQVTGAYRGPTLSAQPGSLVQPGDNLTLQCHSEDGFDTFALTKDQGLTPPVRLHGQPSPDFPLGHVNSTHGGRYTCY